In one Ornithodoros turicata isolate Travis unplaced genomic scaffold, ASM3712646v1 Chromosome104, whole genome shotgun sequence genomic region, the following are encoded:
- the LOC135371364 gene encoding uncharacterized protein LOC135371364: MTSTSEFDLDLERSQEWEDVRKEMHEAIAAKDEARVLKCLDAAPALKLWLDPVTDESARYKALKKKAFRIHGLLVSRECGLKDDEESSCYQGLTRVERAEIRRQQYYTTECDDSDIDYLKSKSESITRCDDFGVRKEKMFKQLSSDELNRIILKVAATAPHLKIKFDYSSKNVQGTTGSCNRSDIGLTNYEEQRVFIGGRAEEAVVWGTLIHELCHMALFLVYRNDGKPYYSDDTEREKQYKNILNNIKPKQKGMKILIQQAFMSKKNEEEELIVRIPHVLVQYGCDEGHRILEREVPELLNFFKDRVILDMREYIKSGIPSADAEKIREGNATLKRSLKIGKLNVKFEKPLTNSVWNKGPLHVFTGPEIRLLEIMVHNAVKSSGQPYLFFETSQKEWKELLMDYKWAFVLVTVRPNTELGMDLLSEVSSVTGAKVIFLVEDRDKDDLLKQVQEDAFFAAELVEHNILEASLEHVAESCKTEVFQKSRVELQGEYVSGFPEAMNINTFLRFVDTSVFLKLCESLYIDVGPPLHELEEGVKNCYVERVFTRVVKIDLKKCRMDDENEAFALLGCPDDCAARLVPQGYEAKHQDNLESFEKFVVLQESRDYEALLKNDNYQGKVVHLLRISESGEGLMWIKSNDRFSHLPMMGSHYYTTETLLKVPEKVVLVTGAPGMGKTVLASRLCTQLKAQDKKRWVLYVDLVQRMASVKTASPTLEYLADLCQVQRGGLEFVLFEESLNNGSPFKVVVMLDGFDEVNEKCRKHVFDLIQFLANKKVYKVYLLTRTVFKPHVQDTLHTVSYDLVPFSNENQNEFLTRYRAQRETPATSNEAFLQKFQQLYGTLKKKNKTILETPLLLRMMAQIESGEITKSDDYSSLLKIVDISGGSSTYTVHMYKMFVEYKHLVHRKEKVKEDISRSAVRGDNHGAKSPFYANHGLLAMKCIFPQDILKNLLNEDELEQLDPEGSFITGVDSFKEGFVNRINDGGIPEFVHKTFAEFFTAHYLLERAKGRKKSSFRENVVGLYGKEDYEGVMLLFDGLASASYPLHSAVINNDASYFEQRDIQTEDMLVGDEIERTPWHVAALHSDKATLKRLPIDDELINNDLFNMSPLGYVELFSPWDAEWMKDLWEGPVMSYLWTVAMKKRLWAETSALRERLNVLYTRCSEEAVKHSTENLRRCETFEQKRLFLERAIFTAVIHDLRGVLDVYLSYVSPRQSTGELDRDIMDQLESRKKRSLRCSAEPSVIGNLDDFADSDYKTAPFYAKSEVVCKMLLPYCDMGIRDKDGDTMLHISAKGGNLETTQFYLARISINERNTYFRTPLHLAKDAEMVKLLLPLYPSVNVLDCEQETPMDICAERYDLEAMKLLLLRTRTYDEHHIRLNTTLHVASDFQSLEAVTFLVPHANVHMLNYRGETGLDVAWTSSDCNVMMCLIPHSLVNSPETFSSSPLYVWARDGGTELVQTLWPYLRHSDPRHAQRISRSSVMVRVNEDFEEEIYCLKLLFLHLDDIADDRYSRKLLHDVAKQKLRKIEEVNYINYMKLLLPHLTLSEQDYVEWSVESDDIVTLYRRWSHMNNIDDPHIHDVDTEMIDDDGNTELLTEAEEGNVEAVKIHLSHSSVCFTDEEENTALHLSARNGHTNVVKLLIPFCTSVDVINLDRETPMHMCAFKGHLDIVKLLLLRSGLSSRDKKGRAPLHLACESGAVDIVNFLLPHSFPNMRVWSGHTCCALSAEISQMNVLRCLIPHSLIHCPNLVGDSPTRTCASLYMREELVTLLPYSCDYDAASLLTKLELQSRRGYTRMRTTPCLKLKLKCQGSR; the protein is encoded by the coding sequence ATGACTTCAACATCTGAATTTGATCTCGACTTGGAAAGGTCGCAAGAGTGGGAAGACGTCAGGAAGGAAATGCACGAAGCCATTGCAGCGAAAGACGAGGCTCGTGTTCTAAAGTGCCTGGATGCTGCGCCTGCATTGAAACTGTGGTTGGATCCTGTCACAGATGAGTCAGCTCGTTACAAAGCACTTAAAAAGAAAGCCTTTCGTATTCATGGCCTCTTAGTCTCGCGGGAATGTGGACTCAAAGACGACGAAGAATCATCGTGTTACCAAGGTCTCACACGCGTTGAACGAGCTGAAATTCGACGGCAACAATATTACACCACAGAATGCGATGACTCTGACATCGACTATTTGAAAAGCAAATCAGAAAGCATCACCAGATGTGATGACTTCGGTGTACGAAAGGAGAAGATGTTTAAGCAGCTCTCCAGTGATGAATTAAACAGGATTATTCTCAAAGTGGCTGCAACAGCGCCGCATCTAAAAATAAAATTCGACTACAGCAGTAAAAACGTTCAAGGGACCACGGGAAGCTGCAACAGAAGCGACATCGGCCTTACTAACTACGAAGAACAAAGAGTTTTCATCGGGGGACGTGCTGAAGAAGCCGTAGTCTGGGGAACACTTATTCATGAGTTATGCCATATGGCACTTTTTCTAGTGTATAGGAACGATGGCAAGCCTTATTACAGTGACGATACGGAGCGGGAAAAGCAATACAAAAACATCCTGAATAACATAAAACCGAAGCAAAAAGGTATGAAAATTCTCATCCAGCAAGCTTTTATGAGCAAGaagaatgaagaagaagaattaaTTGTACGGATCCCTCACGTTCTGGTTCAATATGGTTGCGACGAAGGTCATAGGATTCTGGAACGAGAAGTACCCGAACTACTAAATTTTTTCAAGGACCGTGTCATCCTAGACATGCGAGAATACATTAAGAGTGGGATCCCCTCGGCAGACGCAGAAAAGATCAGAGAAGGAAATGCCACACTCAAAAGATCTCTCAAGATTGGCAAACTTAACGTCAAATTCGAGAAACCATTAACGAACAGTGTGTGGAACAAAGGGCCCCTTCACGTATTTACGGGTCCAGAAATAAGGCTTCTGGAAATAATGGTTCACAACGCTGTGAAATCTTCAGGCCAGCCATACTTGTTTTTCGAAACATCCCAGAAGGAGTGGAAAGAGCTGTTAATGGACTACAAATGGGCATTTGTGCTCGTGACGGTCCGCCCTAACACAGAGTTAGGAATGGATCTCCTGAGTGAAGTGTCCAGTGTGACTGGAGCGAAAGTCATCTTCCTTGTGGAAGACAGAGACAAGGATGACTTGTTGAAGCAAGTGCAAGAAGACGCATTCTTTGCCGCTGAACTTGTAGAGCATAACATCCTTGAAGCGAGTTTGGAGCATGTCGCGGAGAGCTGCAAAACAGAAGTTTTTCAAAAATCTCGCGTAGAACTTCAGGGCGAATATGTTTCTGGCTTTCCTGAAGCAATGAATATCAACACCTTCTTACGTTTTGTTGACACTTCGGTTTTCCTAAAGCTATGTGAATCACTGTACATTGATGTGGGACCTCCTCTTCATGAACTAGAAGAAGGTGTTAAAAACTGTTATGTGGAGCGAGTGTTTACAAGGGTCGTGAAAATTGACCTGAAAAAGTGCAGAATGGACGACGAGAATGAAGCTTTCGCACTTTTGGGGTGTCCGGATGATTGTGCTGCAAGACTTGTACCTCAAGGTTACGAAGCCAAACATCAGGATAATTTAGAGAGTTTTGAAAAATTTGTGGTCCTTCAGGAGTCACGTGACTATGAAGCTCTCCTGAAAAATGATAATTACCAAGGGAAGGTAGTGCATCTGTTGCGGATCAGTGAATCCGGTGAGGGACTGATGTGGATTAAATCAAATGACCGTTTCAGTCACCTTCCAATGATGGGAAGTCATTATTATACTACAGAGACTTTGCTGAAAGTGCCCGAGAAGGTCGTCCTCGTCACTGGCGCACCCGGTATGGGAAAGACTGTGCTAGCATCTCGGTTGTGTACACAGTTAAAAGCTCAAGACAAGAAGCGGTGGGTGCTCTACGTCGACCTTGTTCAGAGAATGGCATCGGTTAAAACTGCGTCGCCTACTCTGGAATATCTAGCGGATCTGTGCCAAGTACAAAGAGGTGGTCTGGAGTTCGTTTTGTTTGAAGAAAGCTTGAACAATGGAAGCCCTTTCAAGGTCGTTGTCATGTTGGATGGCTTCGATGAAGTCAATGAGAAATGTCGCAAGCATGTGTTCGACCTTATACAGTTTCTAGCTAACAAAAAAGTTTACAAGGTGTACCTTCTTACTCGCACTGTGTTTAAACCCCATGTACAAGATACCTTGCACACGGTGTCATATGACCTCGTTCCTTTTTCTAATGAAAACCAGAATGAATTCCTCACAAGATATAGGGCCCAAAGAGAAACTCCAGCGACCAGCAATGAGGCATTTCTGCAAAAATTCCAGCAACTGTACGGGacattgaagaagaaaaacaagaccATCCTAGAAACCCCTCTCCTACTTCGTATGATGGCTCAGATAGAGAGCGGGGAAATTACGAAGTCGGACGATTACTCTTCGTTGCTCAAAATTGTTGACATTTCCGGTGGGAGCAGTACATACACTGTACACATGTACAAGATGTTTGTCGAGTACAAGCACCTTGTGCACCGAAAAGAGAAGGTGAAGGAAGACATCTCCCGAAGTGCTGTGCGAGGGGACAACCATGGCGCGAAGTCTCCATTCTACGCAAACCATGGTCTACTGGCTATGAAGTGTATATTTCCTCAGGATATATTGAAAAACTTATTGAATGAAGACGAATTAGAGCAGTTAGATCCCGAAGGAAGTTTCATCACCGGCGTTGATTCTTTCAAAGAAGGTTTTGTGAATAGAATTAACGATGGAGGAATTCCCGAGTTCGTTCATAAGACTTTCGCTGAATTTTTCACAGCTCACTACCTGTTGGAAAGggcaaaaggaagaaaaaaatccaGTTTTAGGGAAAATGTCGTCGGATTGTATGGTAAAGAAGACTACGAGGGTGTAATGCTGTTGTTCGATGGACTGGCGTCGGCTTCCTATCCACTTCACTCTGCTGTGATAAACAACGACGCTTCATATTTTGAGCAACGTGATATTCAAACAGAAGACATGCTGGTTGGCGATGAGATCGAAAGGACGCCATGGCACGTAGCAGCCCTGCATTCTGATAAAGCAACATTGAAGAGGCTTCCAATAGATGATGAACTAATCAACAATGATTTATTTAATATGTCACCGTTGGGATACGTGGAACTCTTTTCCCCATGGGACGCAGAGTGGATGAAAGATCTGTGGGAAGGGCCTGTTATGAGTTATTTGTGGACTGTGGCTATGAAGAAACGTCTGTGGGCTGAGACTTCAGCTCTGAGAGAGAGACTCAACGTGTTGTATACTCGATGCAGTGAGGAAGCAGTGAAACATTCTACCGAAAATCTGCGCAGGTGTGAAACCTTCGAGCAAAAAAGACTTTTTCTAGAGCGAGCAATATTCACGGCTGTGATACACGACCTTCGAGGCGTTTTAGACGTGTATCTGAGCTATGTGTCCCCGAGACAGAGTACAGGAGAACTAGACAGAGACATCATGGACCAATTAGAATCACGCAAGAAACGAAGCTTGAGATGTTCTGCAGAGCCTTCGGTAATTGGAAACCTTGATGACTTTGCAGACAGTGACTATAAAACTGCCCCTTTTTACGCAAAGTCGGAGGTTGTTTGCAAAATGCTCCTTCCTTACTGCGATATGGGAATTCGTGACAAGGATGGAGACACAATGTTGCACATTAGTGCGAAAGGAGGAAATCTGGAGACAACACAGTTTTACCTCGCACGTATATCCATTAACGAAAGAAATACATACTTTCGAACTCCTTTGCACTTGGCTAAAGATGCAGAGATGGTGAAGCTACTTCTTCCTCTTTATCCCTCAGTGAATGTTCTCGATTGTGAGCAAGAAACTCCTATGGATATATGTGCAGAGAGATATGATTTGGAGGCCATGAAGTTGTTACTCCTTCGCACTCGGACATATGACGAACATCACATCAGGCTGAACACAACGCTTCATGTGGCTTCTGACTTTCAATCCCTTGAAGCTGTGACGTTTCTTGTACCTCACGCAAATGTGCATATGCTTAACTACAGAGGAGAAACGGGCTTAGACGTTGCTTGGACAAGTTCGGATTGCAACGTTATGATGTGTCTCATCCCACACTCGCTCGTGAACTCACCTGAAACGTTCAGCTCATCACCGTTGTACGTCTGGGCGAGAGATGGTGGAACGGAATTGGTGCAAACTCTATGGCCTTATTTGCGACACAGTGACCCTAGGCATGCACAGAGGATCAGCAGAAGCTCGGTGATGGTGCGggtgaacgaggatttcgaaGAAGAAATTTATTGTCTGAAACTTCTCTTCCTCCATTTAGATGACATCGCTGATGATCGTTATAGCCGTAAACTGCTACATGATGTGGCCAAGCAGAAGCTACGTAAAATAGAAGAAGttaattacattaattacaTGAAACTGTTACTGCCGCATTTAACTCTCAGTGAGCAGGATTATGTAGAGTGGAGCGTAGAAAGTGACGACATTGTTACCTTATATCGAAGATGGTCGCACATGAATAACATCGATGATCCCCATATTCACGATGTCGACACGGAAATGATCGACGACGATGGCAATACGGAGTTGTTAACAGAAGCAGAGGAAGGAAATGTGGAAGCTGTTAAAATTCACCTCTCCCATTCATCCGTGTGCTTTACAGATGAAGAAGAGAACACTGCATTGCATTTGAGCGCGAGGAACGGACACACAAATGTGGTGAAGCTTCTCATTCCTTTTTGTACATCAGTGGACGTGATCAATCTGGATCGAGAAACGCCTATGCATATGTGCGCCTTTAAAGGACACCTGGACATTGTAAAGTTATTATTACTCCGCTCTGGATTGAGTTCCCGTGACAAGAAGGGAAGGGCACCTCTTCATTTGGCCTGTGAAAGTGGTGCCGTTGATATCGTGAACTTCCTTCTTCCGCACTCATTCCCTAATATGCGCGTCTGGTCCGGTCACACATGCTGCGCTCTTTCCGCTGAAATAAGCCAAATGAATGTTCTGAGATGTCTCATCCCTCACTCTCTTATACACTGTCCTAATTTAGTAGGCGATTCGCCAACGAGAACCTGTGCAAGTCTTTATATGAGAGAAGAACTGGTGACGTTATTGCCATATTCTTGTGATTATGACGCAGCGAGTTTATTGACTAAGCTCGAGCTGCAATCTCGTAGGGGCTATACGAGGATGAGAACTACGCCTTGTCTGAAACTGAAACTCAAATGTCAAGGCAGTAGATAA